Within the Cupriavidus necator N-1 genome, the region ATGGTCATGTTCTCGCTTGCGAGAAGCGCTGGACCAGTTCTCCTTTAGCCAGGCCCGTACCTCATCGCGGAATGCATTGCCGGCCGGGCCGAGATCGTACTCGGGAAGGGTCGCGCCCTGGTCGAGCAGCGCCCGGGCGAGCTCCTCGCGCGCCTGCCGTACGCCGCCGTGGCGCGCCAGATCCGCATGCGTGCGCCGGAAGTGCCGCGGTGCCTCATGTTCCTCTGAGTAACCGATGGCGCCGAGAGTGTGATGCGTTTCGAGCGATACCTGACGCACCGCGGGCCCGGCGAAGGCGCGCGCAGCCGCGCCGAGGATCCGCCAGTTCTCCGAGCCGAGGTCATGCGTGCTGGCTGCGTTCTGGAGCATCAGCCGTGCGGCCTCCAGCGCCATCAGGCAGTTGGCCAGCTTGTGCTGTATCGCCTGGAAGCGACCGATTGGCTGCCCGAACTGCTGACGTTCCTTGGCGTAAGCCACAGCCATGTCGAACCCTTGCCGGGCGGCGCCGAGCGCGCGCGCCAGCAGCGCAAGCCCGCCGATCCGGCGCAGGTCCTCGGCCAGCCCGGGCGGGAGCTGCAACGCCGCCGCGGCCACGCGATCGAAACTCACCGTCGCCAAGGGCGGCACCGCCAGTCCCGAGGTTTCCGTCACGGTCAGGCCGGCCGCACCGCACGGCACGATGGCCAGTACCGGCCCCGGCTCTGCCAGCACGAGCAGGTGGGTGGCATGGCTCGCTGCCTCGACAAAGGCAGTTCGCCCGTGCAGCGTGCCCTTGGCGAACCGCACACAGCCTGCTTGCGCGTCACCGTCAAAGCTGCCGAAGGCGAAGCTCACGCTGGCATCGCCGCGATGCAGTGCGCCCAGCAGCGCTGCTGCCTCGCCTGGTGCAGGTTCCTCGGGCAGATGCGTCGACAGGGCGAGATTGGCGAGTGCGGCGCCGATCAGCGGTGCCGGGCAGGCGACGCGGCCGAGTTCTTCCAGCGCCACAGCGATCTCGCGCAAGCCGCCTTCTTGCGGGTTGCTGCCCAGACTGGTCAGGCCTTGCTCGGCCAGCACTCGCCAGATCGAGGCCAGTGCCTGCTGGTCCGCCGCATGCTCCACGGCCCGCTCGGCAGGCCAGTGCCGCGCCAGCAGGCGGCGCAGGCTCTCCTGGAGCATCAGCCGCTCCTCGTCGCCAGGCAGCCTTGCCGAAGGGGGGAATTCCGTTTGTTCCTGGGCCATGATGTCTCCTGTGCTGCATCGTCCGTGATGCGCCCGTGAATGGCAGGCGATTCTGGGACGCCCCCTACCGTGATGTCACCACACTTTCCGGGTGTTCGGCGGGCGCCGGAGCGATCGCGCCGTCAGTCGATCAGGCCGCGCTTGCGCGCGGCGATTACCGCGTCATAACGGCTTGGCACCCCCAGTTTCTCGAACACGTTCTTCATGTTCCACTTCACCGTGTCCAGCGTGAGGTTGAGGGTCAGGGCGATGCGCTTGTTCGACATCGACTGCGCGGCCAGCCGCAGGATTTCGACCTCACGTGGCTTGAGCGCCGGGCCGTTGGCCTGCGCACCCGCATCGTCGGACTGCTGAAGCGGCACATGCGCCCCGATGCTGCGGCGCAGGACCTCGGCCAGATAGTCGCCGGCGCAGCCCGGGCCAAGCGTGAGCTGCAGTTGCAGCAGGGCCTGCCGCACACGCTCGCCTTCGTCGAGCAGCGTGCGAACCAGCCCCAGCCTCTGCGCTGACTCGACCGCAGCGTTCAGGCGATGCATGGCTTCGGTGGTTTCGCCCATTTCGGCGAGAGCGGTGCCCGACAGGAGGTCGGCCTGCACCACGCATTTCTGGCGCCCGAACGTAACGCCATAGCCGCGCAGCGTTTCGGCCCGCGCCATGGCATTCGTCCAGTCCATGCTCGCCAGCGCCAGCCGGGCGCCGGCCAGGGCTGCGATCGCCTCGATCTCGGCGAGAAAACCGGCGGCATTCCGGTGACGCACGGCCAGCTGGTCGAGTGCGGCCTGCAGCTGCCGGGCTTCGTCCTGGCGGTTCAGCTGGAGCTGCAAGCGGGCTTTGCCGGCAAGGACGTAGGCCAATGGCCGGTCCAGCCCCAGTTCGCGGCAGCGGGCTTCCTCCTCGTCCAGCGCGCGCAGTCCTTCTTCTGGGGAGGCCTGTGCCGCCATCAGGCGGCTGCGCACGATGATGGCCAGTGTCATCGGCTCAGGCGAGGAGAGGCGCAGCAAATCCAGGCGGTTGGCCAGCACCTCGTTGGCCTCGGCCAGCAAGTCGGCCTCGTAATAGGCGTTGGCGAGGAATGCCGCGCTATTGACGGCAGACACCGAACGCCGGCCATGCGCCGCCTCCGCGCGCGCCACCAGGGCGCTGCCGGTGCGGATGGCCTCGCGATTGTTGCCCGCCAGCAGGTGGCTGAGCAGCAGGGTGGATTCGGCCACCAGGGCCATCTCGTCCTGAAGCTCGGAGCGTGGCAGCCGCGCGATGTGCCCATGGAGCGCCCGCGCGTCCTCGTAGCGCCCGGCCGCGCAATAGGAAAAACTGAGCACTGCCAGATGTGCCTGGCGCAGGAAGCGGTCGCTTAGGCTCTCGAAGTCTGATGGCGCTACCAGGGCCAATGCGGCCTCGGTGTCGTCGCGCTGCAGCGCGATGCTGGCTCGCAGGTAGAGCGCGTGCAAGGCGTGCTCAGGCGCCAGTGTGCCGTGCGGCCGCTCCAGCCGCTCGAGCCAGCCCTGCGCGTCGCGCCAGCGGCCCGCGGCCACCAGCGCCCAGCAACCGAGGAGCAGCAGCCGGGGATGGCCCAGCAGCACCTCGGCCGGAAGTTCATCCGTCCAGTGTTGCAGCGTGCTGATGAAACTCATGCTGCGGATCGGCAGGTCAGCCCGCTCGACCAGGTGCACGGCCGCCTCGGTGTCGTTCGCGTGATAGGCGTGCCGCAGCGCTTCAATCAGCAGGCCCTGTTGCTCGAACCACTGGCTGGCCCTTGCATGGATCTCTTGTACCAATGCCGGATCGCGCTGCTGCAGCCGGTCCTGGAGGAAGCTGGCGAACAGGGGATGCAGGCGGTACCACGGCTGGGGGCTGTCCAACTCGACCGGCAGCAGGAAGAGGTTGTCGCGCTCGATCTGCTCAAGCAGCACCGGAGCCTGTGCATTGCCCGTGACGCGCCGCGCCAGTTCGGCATTGAAGCGGCGGCAGAACGAGAGCTTCTCGATGAAATCGGCCACGTCGGGCGCCAGATGGCGCACCACGTCTTCCGAGAGATAGCGCTGCAGATCGGTGCGGCGATGCAGCAACTGGGACAGCACGGCCCGGTTGGCCGGGCTGCGCTTGAGCCGGATGCAGATCATCTGCAGGCAGACCGGCCAGCCGTCGGTGATGTCGTGGATCAGGCGCGCATCGTCAGGCACCACTTCGCCGAGGTGCTTGGCCAGGAAGTCCTGTGTCTCCGCGAAATCGAAGGGCAGGTCGGGGAAGGCGATCTCCGCCAGCTCGCCGGTCAGGCGCTGGCGGTGGACGGCAAGCGGCGGGTGGGTTCGCGAGGCCAGGATCAGGTGCAGGGTCTCGGGCCCGTGGTCCACGAGGCCCTGGATCAGCGCGTGCGTGTCGCTGTCATCAACGTGATGGTAGTCGTCGATGAACAGGAACACGTCCTGGCCCTGCTGGCACACCGCGTCAACGATGGTGGCGACCAGTCCCGCAACTGGCAGGTCGGCCCGCACCTCCGAGGCAAAAGCGGTCCCATCATCGACGGGCAGCCCTGCCTGCTGCAGTGCGCCGGTCAGGTAGGCGCGGAACTGGGGCAGCAGCCGTTCGTCCGGCGACAGGGACAGCCAGCAGACCAGTTCGCCGTCCTTCAGCAGCTGCTGGCGCCACTGGGCCAGCAAGGTCGTCTTGCCGAAGCCGGCGCTGCCGCACACCAGCGTCAGCCCGCTGTCGCGCGCATCCCGCAGTCGCGCCAGCAGTTTGGTCCGCAGCGTGGACTGCGGGCTGATGCGCGGTGGCGCGAACTTGGTGGGAATAAGAAGGCGATCAGGGGCCAAGCGAGGGTCTCCTGCTGATATGCGAACGGCATCTTATCGGAAGTGCTCTGGCACGTCTAAGCGGCCGCCGCCGGGCGGGCCTCATGCGCGCGGCTCAGACGCCATGCCTGCCACCCGGTAAAACACCCGGCCAGCACCCGATAAGTGTGGTGCGCCCACCCGGCGCGCGACCCATCATTGAGCCATGCCCAGCGGACGGGCTGCGAGCGCCGGAGCCCGCCACTGGCCGGGCCGCCCGGGCGCGCAGCATTGCCGCCAGCTTGCCAGCCTGCAAGGAGACAGTACAGTGCATTACGAAACCATTATCTACGAACGGCGAGGCCCGGTCGCGTGGATCACGCTGAATCGCCCGGCCGAACTCAATGCGGTGAACCTGCGCATGCTTGAAGAGCTTCAGGATGCGCTCACCGCAG harbors:
- a CDS encoding acyl-CoA dehydrogenase, yielding MAQEQTEFPPSARLPGDEERLMLQESLRRLLARHWPAERAVEHAADQQALASIWRVLAEQGLTSLGSNPQEGGLREIAVALEELGRVACPAPLIGAALANLALSTHLPEEPAPGEAAALLGALHRGDASVSFAFGSFDGDAQAGCVRFAKGTLHGRTAFVEAASHATHLLVLAEPGPVLAIVPCGAAGLTVTETSGLAVPPLATVSFDRVAAAALQLPPGLAEDLRRIGGLALLARALGAARQGFDMAVAYAKERQQFGQPIGRFQAIQHKLANCLMALEAARLMLQNAASTHDLGSENWRILGAAARAFAGPAVRQVSLETHHTLGAIGYSEEHEAPRHFRRTHADLARHGGVRQAREELARALLDQGATLPEYDLGPAGNAFRDEVRAWLKENWSSASRKREHDHAYEEWGYDTQFTRLLGRKGWNTMSWPREYGGQGRTPYEQLAFMEEIQQAGAPMGGRGDIQAHALMAFGTDEQKAEFLPRLARGEITFCLGYSEPGSGSDLASMQTTAMRDGDEWVINGQKIWTTAAEKADYMWLAARTDRNAARPHAGISIFIVPMNSPGLTVIPSMAMYGHTFCQEFLDNVRVPASALVGKVNDGWTIVTSALATERMMMGSFIANARSEFERLVRCVCSKTVFDGALADDGAVRDRIGALAAEVEAGRQLFMNSIALAEQGRVPVHEAAMSKAYMGELMERLGQTALDILGTGATLSEDAEGAVARGKFEQLLRYAILTVIGGGTAEIQRNLIAQRGLGLPR
- a CDS encoding helix-turn-helix transcriptional regulator, producing the protein MAPDRLLIPTKFAPPRISPQSTLRTKLLARLRDARDSGLTLVCGSAGFGKTTLLAQWRQQLLKDGELVCWLSLSPDERLLPQFRAYLTGALQQAGLPVDDGTAFASEVRADLPVAGLVATIVDAVCQQGQDVFLFIDDYHHVDDSDTHALIQGLVDHGPETLHLILASRTHPPLAVHRQRLTGELAEIAFPDLPFDFAETQDFLAKHLGEVVPDDARLIHDITDGWPVCLQMICIRLKRSPANRAVLSQLLHRRTDLQRYLSEDVVRHLAPDVADFIEKLSFCRRFNAELARRVTGNAQAPVLLEQIERDNLFLLPVELDSPQPWYRLHPLFASFLQDRLQQRDPALVQEIHARASQWFEQQGLLIEALRHAYHANDTEAAVHLVERADLPIRSMSFISTLQHWTDELPAEVLLGHPRLLLLGCWALVAAGRWRDAQGWLERLERPHGTLAPEHALHALYLRASIALQRDDTEAALALVAPSDFESLSDRFLRQAHLAVLSFSYCAAGRYEDARALHGHIARLPRSELQDEMALVAESTLLLSHLLAGNNREAIRTGSALVARAEAAHGRRSVSAVNSAAFLANAYYEADLLAEANEVLANRLDLLRLSSPEPMTLAIIVRSRLMAAQASPEEGLRALDEEEARCRELGLDRPLAYVLAGKARLQLQLNRQDEARQLQAALDQLAVRHRNAAGFLAEIEAIAALAGARLALASMDWTNAMARAETLRGYGVTFGRQKCVVQADLLSGTALAEMGETTEAMHRLNAAVESAQRLGLVRTLLDEGERVRQALLQLQLTLGPGCAGDYLAEVLRRSIGAHVPLQQSDDAGAQANGPALKPREVEILRLAAQSMSNKRIALTLNLTLDTVKWNMKNVFEKLGVPSRYDAVIAARKRGLID